A stretch of [Clostridium] scindens DNA encodes these proteins:
- a CDS encoding ABC transporter permease, with amino-acid sequence MLTRMSKQSLKYSRMRNTFVMITIALASALLMGILMYAAGQKEDTKRQLSHAQQVGYYNLSASQAEALKMDERIAYQIQVKTGAVSDMDGFSVIPYYVSELSDEIRIAETKSGKLPERENEIAVQAAMLKKMGIPIQIGSQITLDFCDGNSETFTVTGILSGEETAKRFAVFFSKSYADSGSQLKDMPYEVYAKLRGAAAMGPEECKEAMYLIGREAGVERKYVSPSKAYLESLSADSRDILLYALAGAIILFACILVIYGVFYLSVIGKIHQYGQLRTIGMTKKQMKSLVSKEGRRLAAFASPIGLLAGGVAGYLIIPSGFSMVNTLLIAASVFAVIYVITMISVRKPAKLASAMSPMEALRYIPQDDKKQTANKKMCRKLTPLSLGAMNFTKNKKKAGVTMLSLAFGGILFMTAAAFMTSFDKEGYARQGVFEDAEFDIRYSDAAVESDENGMSGLQANKPLDEKMIQDIIALDGVKSVAQIKNFGVRFDYAQQDEYDNDDSIYPLTEKETEEIRKYVEDGDADYSKLMSGDYILVSDNANAKEIYGWQFRVGDKITLRYYDGRQMAEKEVTILGTLNRQFTMDNKFVEGWFLMPEQAIWKLISYESLNSHLLVSTEPDKEAEVGEILTQMVEEKSELSMESLAERKAFYTKTADSVFGAISGLAIFIMMFSILSMMNTLITNIVTREQELAVLESIGMAKGQIRKMLLCESLILVLAAVGVTMTAGTLLGYVLVSLLRNGGAYYMTFAFPWTLFAVYAVVLIVVPLLITLISMKNFSKETLVERLRGAKCLGKGE; translated from the coding sequence ATGTTAACACGGATGTCAAAGCAGAGCCTGAAGTATAGCCGTATGCGTAATACATTCGTGATGATTACGATTGCTTTGGCATCTGCCCTGCTTATGGGGATTCTGATGTATGCCGCTGGCCAGAAGGAAGATACGAAAAGACAGCTTTCCCACGCGCAGCAAGTGGGCTATTATAATCTGTCGGCCAGTCAGGCAGAAGCGCTGAAAATGGATGAGAGGATTGCCTATCAAATACAGGTAAAGACAGGCGCGGTTTCTGATATGGATGGATTTAGCGTAATACCTTATTATGTCAGCGAACTGTCGGACGAAATCAGGATCGCGGAGACAAAAAGCGGAAAATTGCCCGAACGGGAAAATGAGATCGCCGTGCAGGCGGCCATGCTGAAAAAAATGGGAATACCCATACAGATTGGAAGCCAGATAACGCTGGACTTTTGTGATGGGAATTCGGAAACCTTTACGGTCACAGGCATCTTAAGTGGCGAAGAGACAGCAAAGCGGTTTGCTGTATTTTTTTCAAAATCTTATGCCGATAGCGGAAGCCAGTTAAAGGATATGCCCTACGAGGTCTATGCCAAACTGCGTGGCGCAGCAGCGATGGGCCCGGAGGAGTGCAAGGAAGCAATGTACCTTATCGGAAGAGAGGCAGGAGTTGAAAGAAAATATGTAAGTCCGTCGAAAGCGTATCTTGAGTCATTATCTGCGGACTCCCGGGATATATTGCTGTATGCGCTGGCAGGCGCGATTATCCTGTTTGCCTGCATTCTGGTGATTTACGGCGTGTTTTATCTGTCTGTGATTGGAAAGATCCATCAGTATGGCCAGTTGCGTACGATAGGAATGACAAAGAAGCAGATGAAAAGTCTGGTTTCAAAGGAAGGCAGAAGACTGGCTGCGTTTGCTTCGCCTATCGGGCTCTTGGCGGGAGGCGTTGCAGGGTATTTGATCATCCCATCAGGATTTAGCATGGTCAACACGCTGCTGATAGCGGCCAGCGTCTTTGCGGTCATCTATGTTATCACAATGATTTCAGTCCGCAAGCCGGCTAAGCTGGCGTCTGCCATGTCTCCGATGGAGGCCCTGCGCTATATACCGCAAGATGATAAGAAGCAGACTGCAAATAAGAAAATGTGCCGCAAGTTGACGCCGCTTTCCTTAGGCGCGATGAATTTTACCAAGAACAAGAAAAAAGCAGGTGTTACAATGCTATCCCTTGCGTTTGGCGGTATTCTGTTTATGACGGCAGCGGCCTTTATGACCTCGTTCGATAAAGAAGGGTATGCACGGCAAGGGGTATTTGAGGATGCGGAATTTGATATCCGCTATAGCGATGCGGCTGTCGAGTCGGACGAAAACGGGATGAGCGGCTTGCAGGCAAATAAGCCGTTGGATGAAAAAATGATTCAGGACATCATTGCTTTAGACGGCGTGAAAAGTGTGGCGCAGATTAAGAATTTCGGCGTGCGTTTCGATTACGCGCAGCAGGATGAATATGATAATGATGATTCTATATACCCTCTGACAGAAAAGGAGACAGAGGAAATCAGGAAGTATGTTGAGGATGGGGATGCGGACTATAGCAAACTGATGAGCGGCGATTATATCCTGGTATCTGATAATGCGAATGCAAAGGAAATCTATGGCTGGCAGTTTCGCGTGGGGGATAAAATTACCCTGCGCTATTATGATGGCAGGCAGATGGCGGAAAAAGAGGTTACGATTCTTGGTACTCTGAACCGTCAGTTTACAATGGATAATAAGTTCGTGGAGGGCTGGTTTTTAATGCCTGAACAGGCAATATGGAAGCTTATTTCCTATGAGAGCCTGAATTCGCATCTGCTTGTATCGACTGAGCCTGATAAGGAAGCGGAAGTAGGAGAAATCTTAACACAGATGGTTGAGGAAAAATCGGAATTAAGCATGGAAAGCCTTGCGGAAAGAAAGGCCTTCTATACGAAAACAGCAGATTCCGTGTTCGGTGCCATCAGCGGGCTTGCCATCTTTATTATGATGTTCAGCATACTGAGCATGATGAATACGCTGATCACAAATATTGTTACAAGAGAGCAGGAACTGGCAGTGCTTGAGTCTATCGGTATGGCAAAAGGGCAGATTAGAAAAATGCTATTGTGCGAAAGCCTGATCTTAGTCCTTGCGGCTGTGGGTGTGACAATGACTGCCGGCACGCTGCTTGGATATGTGCTTGTGAGCCTGCTTCGTAACGGCGGGGCCTATTACATGACTTTTGCATTCCCGTGGACGCTTTTTGCCGTTTATGCCGTTGTTCTGATCGTGGTTCCTCTGCTTATAACGCTGATATCTATGAAAAACTTTTCGAAGGAGACGCTTGTCGAGCGGCTCAGAGGGGCAAAATGTCTGGGTAAGGGGGAATAG
- a CDS encoding ABC transporter ATP-binding protein, with translation MSILCTSHLKKYYGKDESLVRALDDINVSIEKGQFAAIIGTSGSGKSTLLHMLGGLDRPTSGSVQVENNSLETMREEDLAVFRRRRIGFIFQNYNLIPYLTAYENIVLPVRLDGKTEDKKLLEEIIDFLELDGKLSNYPNHLSGGQQQRVAIARALISKPAIILADEPTGNLDSRTSEKVIDLLKMTSEKFHQTIVMITHNPEIAEKADMRIRIEDGKITHKERSK, from the coding sequence ATGTCAATATTATGTACATCGCATTTAAAGAAGTACTATGGAAAGGATGAAAGCCTTGTCAGGGCATTGGACGATATCAATGTTTCCATAGAAAAGGGACAGTTTGCTGCTATCATAGGAACCTCGGGCAGTGGTAAATCCACGCTGCTCCATATGCTCGGAGGACTTGACAGGCCTACATCAGGCAGCGTACAGGTGGAAAATAACAGTCTGGAGACGATGCGCGAGGAGGATCTCGCGGTATTTCGCAGAAGGCGGATCGGCTTCATTTTTCAGAATTACAATCTCATTCCTTACCTTACTGCCTATGAAAATATTGTACTGCCGGTGCGTCTGGACGGGAAAACAGAGGATAAGAAGCTTTTGGAGGAAATTATAGATTTTCTGGAATTAGACGGGAAACTTTCTAACTATCCGAATCATTTATCGGGCGGACAACAGCAAAGAGTTGCGATTGCGAGAGCCTTGATCTCTAAGCCTGCGATTATTCTTGCGGATGAGCCGACGGGTAATCTTGACAGCCGTACCAGTGAAAAGGTCATCGATCTCTTAAAAATGACAAGCGAAAAGTTTCACCAGACTATTGTTATGATTACCCATAATCCTGAAATCGCAGAAAAAGCGGATATGCGAATTCGCATTGAGGATGGAAAAATCACACATAAGGAGCGTTCGAAATGA
- a CDS encoding sensor histidine kinase, translating to MMWIYQALDIITTFSQSLIIFVMGETLCRKPRAKFSRWMPPVIITATTFLWTWFIVDATYKLPCVLLLLIILYMLCYKVSIRNSMIAAFMSIVFVGTIEIISTGIAEIFQFPQAVLVDDIAMAPIPIYLVCLSLTVSVSAVLYLMFRNFRYRLNNKDFIIVLLFEIVAFLLYHISVIQKIKNNLNAGFDQRFDMLLIVISVSFAVVFLYIKNNYYLKEQEQQSKIQLALLERQYKYYQDKQKDEERVCSLYHDMKNHLLLLEGGQGTDAMHQMAEQLRSQIAAYEDYIHTGNRFLDVIIKDKAEKMREKKIDFSVMIDFGGIDFIKPLDISTLFGNGIDNAIEASEKLPQEERIILVKAGRVRDFVSILIENNCIEEKAEHDRTSKPDDFLHGFGIPNMQKSAEKYGGTCITVRKGGKFALKILLPVKED from the coding sequence ATGATGTGGATCTATCAGGCACTGGATATAATAACGACTTTCTCTCAATCCCTCATTATTTTTGTAATGGGCGAAACTCTGTGCAGAAAGCCGCGTGCGAAGTTTTCAAGATGGATGCCGCCTGTAATAATTACGGCAACGACCTTTTTATGGACCTGGTTTATTGTGGATGCGACGTATAAACTCCCCTGCGTCCTGCTTTTGCTGATCATCTTATATATGCTGTGCTACAAAGTATCTATCCGTAATTCTATGATTGCTGCGTTCATGTCCATTGTCTTTGTAGGTACAATAGAAATAATTTCAACCGGAATAGCAGAAATATTTCAATTTCCGCAAGCAGTTCTCGTGGATGATATAGCAATGGCTCCGATTCCTATCTACTTGGTCTGCCTGTCTTTGACGGTGTCTGTTTCCGCTGTATTGTACCTGATGTTTAGAAATTTCCGATATCGGCTTAACAACAAGGATTTTATCATTGTATTGCTTTTTGAAATAGTCGCTTTTTTACTATATCACATAAGTGTCATTCAAAAGATAAAAAATAATTTAAATGCCGGATTTGATCAAAGATTTGATATGCTTTTAATTGTCATAAGCGTTTCCTTTGCTGTTGTTTTCCTGTATATAAAGAATAACTATTATCTAAAAGAGCAGGAACAGCAGTCGAAAATACAGCTAGCGTTACTAGAACGGCAATACAAATATTACCAGGACAAGCAAAAAGATGAAGAGCGCGTATGCTCGCTCTACCACGATATGAAGAACCATCTGCTGTTGCTTGAGGGTGGCCAAGGGACGGATGCCATGCATCAAATGGCAGAGCAGCTCCGGTCGCAGATAGCGGCTTATGAGGATTATATCCACACAGGCAATCGGTTTCTGGATGTCATTATCAAAGATAAGGCAGAAAAGATGCGTGAAAAAAAGATTGACTTTTCAGTTATGATAGATTTTGGCGGAATTGACTTTATCAAGCCTTTAGACATCAGTACTTTGTTCGGCAACGGAATAGATAACGCGATCGAGGCGAGTGAAAAACTGCCGCAAGAAGAGCGGATTATTCTGGTTAAGGCGGGACGGGTGCGGGATTTTGTATCCATTCTAATTGAAAATAACTGTATAGAGGAGAAAGCCGAGCATGACAGAACATCAAAGCCAGATGATTTCCTGCACGGCTTCGGCATTCCCAATATGCAGAAAAGCGCTGAAAAGTATGGCGGAACTTGTATCACAGTACGAAAGGGCGGGAAATTTGCTTTGAAAATATTACTGCCCGTTAAGGAAGATTAA
- a CDS encoding LytR/AlgR family response regulator transcription factor, translating to MYHIAICDDEKEFIREITNLLRRYEKESGKKFRITEFCDGSDLLKGYQTDTDLIFMDIQMEKLDGLNTAEEIRKMDDAVGLFFLTSLPQYVWRGYEYGAVNYLLKPIKYARLKIELDRFFSHYHGKDEPYLSFSNDMGKYKVLYKNLRYAETCKRNVLLHFEGQEQVIYKSMKEISALLETQRLFAKCHASFIVNMAYVKSVENLEAVLATGERIPISQPKRKAFMARLADFWGDML from the coding sequence GTGTACCATATAGCAATTTGCGATGACGAAAAAGAATTTATTCGTGAGATTACGAACTTGCTGCGCAGATATGAAAAAGAGAGCGGAAAAAAGTTTCGAATCACGGAGTTTTGTGACGGAAGTGACTTGCTCAAAGGCTACCAGACGGATACTGATTTGATTTTTATGGATATTCAAATGGAAAAACTAGACGGCCTGAATACGGCAGAGGAAATCCGTAAGATGGATGATGCCGTCGGCCTGTTCTTCCTGACTTCCCTACCTCAGTATGTATGGAGAGGCTATGAATACGGCGCGGTCAATTATTTGCTCAAACCAATAAAATATGCCCGGCTAAAAATAGAACTTGACCGTTTCTTCAGCCATTATCACGGAAAAGACGAGCCATACCTCTCGTTTTCAAACGATATGGGGAAATACAAAGTTCTTTATAAAAATCTGCGTTATGCAGAAACCTGCAAACGCAATGTACTGCTTCATTTTGAGGGACAGGAACAGGTCATATATAAAAGTATGAAAGAAATCTCGGCTCTTTTGGAAACACAGAGACTGTTTGCCAAGTGCCATGCAAGTTTTATCGTGAATATGGCGTATGTAAAAAGCGTGGAGAATCTCGAGGCGGTACTCGCTACCGGGGAGCGGATCCCAATCAGCCAGCCGAAACGCAAAGCGTTTATGGCAAGATTGGCAGACTTCTGGGGGGATATGCTATGA
- a CDS encoding urea carboxylase-associated family protein → MSKEYIIPACSGMKIDVKQGQSITVIDIEGGQVVDFFAEATGNVNEFLSTGVTIDCNESLKLNVGSIIYTNLYQPMMKVLSDDVGEHDLLHPCCRPEMYDFFYQNGGGHPSCFDNINKALAVFPKANAIAESVPLLKLLSIRTVSRNIRN, encoded by the coding sequence ATGAGTAAAGAGTATATTATTCCAGCCTGTTCTGGAATGAAAATCGATGTTAAGCAGGGTCAAAGCATTACAGTGATCGATATTGAAGGCGGCCAAGTGGTAGATTTTTTTGCCGAAGCGACTGGAAATGTAAATGAATTTCTTTCAACCGGTGTGACGATAGACTGTAACGAGTCTCTAAAGTTAAATGTTGGTAGCATAATTTATACCAATTTATATCAACCCATGATGAAGGTACTTTCTGACGATGTGGGAGAACACGATTTGCTTCATCCATGTTGCAGACCGGAAATGTATGACTTCTTTTATCAAAACGGCGGAGGACACCCCAGCTGCTTTGATAATATCAATAAGGCGCTTGCAGTGTTTCCGAAAGCAAATGCAATAGCGGAAAGTGTTCCCCTATTAAAATTGTTGTCGATTAGAACAGTTTCCAGAAACATCAGAAATTAA
- a CDS encoding MurR/RpiR family transcriptional regulator — protein MTSAFQDLIKNTTLTKKESQIADYVLNNFREVCFMTSTELAEKLQISHSSVIRFTKDLGYSGYTEFQRAIRAQYNDYIDNHSDAPTIPTVKLTQSLEKLTGASIREAVYETTCNNLQSVIMHSPSDLFENASDAIIAAQSKYIVGSRGCAASSAFLSIILKDTLPMVFAEPAGIMNTFDFLSDISRKDCLIAISYPRYSKLTYLAVEMAAKAKATIIVLTDTPTAPLARYADYLLTNSVDSLAFFNSQIPALFTAELLCTYICKKIGNKNEEKLRLIDRFTSALELY, from the coding sequence ATGACATCAGCCTTTCAGGATTTAATTAAAAATACCACCTTAACGAAAAAGGAAAGCCAGATTGCTGATTATGTTCTCAACAATTTCAGGGAAGTATGCTTTATGACCTCGACTGAATTGGCTGAAAAACTGCAGATAAGCCATTCCTCCGTCATCCGTTTCACAAAGGATCTCGGCTATTCCGGCTATACGGAATTCCAGCGTGCAATCAGGGCACAGTACAACGACTATATTGACAATCATTCTGATGCGCCAACGATACCTACCGTCAAACTGACGCAGAGCCTGGAGAAACTGACCGGCGCAAGCATCCGGGAAGCCGTATATGAGACTACTTGCAACAATTTACAGTCTGTCATTATGCATAGTCCATCGGATCTATTTGAAAATGCAAGCGACGCCATCATAGCCGCCCAGTCAAAATATATCGTCGGCTCCAGGGGATGTGCCGCATCCTCCGCGTTCCTTTCCATCATATTAAAGGATACCTTGCCGATGGTATTTGCAGAGCCCGCAGGCATTATGAATACGTTCGATTTTCTGTCCGACATCAGCCGAAAAGACTGTCTGATCGCAATCAGTTACCCACGCTATTCCAAACTTACTTATCTTGCAGTAGAGATGGCTGCCAAGGCAAAGGCCACCATCATCGTATTAACGGATACGCCCACGGCTCCTCTTGCCCGCTATGCAGACTATCTCCTTACAAATTCCGTGGATTCCCTCGCGTTTTTCAATTCGCAGATTCCTGCCCTGTTCACAGCGGAATTATTGTGCACATACATCTGCAAAAAAATAGGAAATAAAAACGAGGAGAAGCTGAGGCTGATTGACAGATTTACCTCCGCACTGGAACTGTACTAG
- a CDS encoding dicarboxylate/amino acid:cation symporter: MGKLRKLSLGKKILIGIVIGLAIGFISPKAADTLKPLGDIFLRLLKMLMVPLVFFSITSGVCKMGDIKQLYTVGLRFILYIIVTSGITACIGVLAGFIVQPGRGTTEFLDASAEVESVSYSFIDNIISWVPENIVQSMQEANMLQIIIFAIFLGVALLALGQKAELLIKVIDQGSEAMLKITEFVMAFSPIGIASLMATMVATISGSTMKEVLVFIVTDYVCAIIVLIVLYPVIIKFLAKLQPLRFMKKIVEPIIVAASTTSSAATLPVSIKTAQEKLGIPENIYGFTLPLGNTCGMNGFSLFIGLCCIFASNLYGFAITPGRVVQFIFLGIILSVGAAGVKGAGIVMSTVLLETMGMPLSLIPILAAIWPAIDPAHTVLNNTSDLVGTTVVSCQLNKTDIAIYDK; this comes from the coding sequence ATGGGGAAATTAAGAAAATTATCATTGGGGAAAAAGATATTGATCGGTATCGTGATCGGCCTGGCTATCGGGTTCATCTCGCCAAAGGCAGCCGATACTTTGAAACCGTTGGGGGATATATTCCTAAGGCTTTTGAAAATGCTGATGGTTCCGCTGGTATTTTTTAGCATTACCAGTGGCGTCTGCAAGATGGGCGACATCAAGCAGTTATATACGGTCGGATTAAGATTTATATTATATATCATTGTTACTTCTGGAATTACGGCATGTATCGGAGTCCTGGCCGGGTTCATCGTGCAGCCGGGAAGAGGGACGACGGAATTCTTGGATGCGTCGGCAGAAGTTGAGAGCGTATCCTATAGCTTCATTGATAATATCATTTCGTGGGTGCCGGAGAATATCGTGCAGTCCATGCAGGAAGCAAACATGCTTCAGATTATTATATTTGCGATTTTCTTAGGAGTCGCCCTTCTTGCGCTGGGGCAGAAAGCGGAACTGCTGATCAAGGTGATTGACCAGGGGAGCGAAGCAATGCTGAAGATCACGGAATTTGTGATGGCATTCTCGCCGATTGGAATTGCCTCCCTTATGGCGACGATGGTAGCGACGATTAGCGGCTCTACTATGAAAGAAGTGCTGGTGTTCATCGTGACGGATTATGTATGCGCGATTATAGTCCTGATTGTATTATATCCAGTAATCATCAAATTCCTTGCGAAACTACAGCCGCTTCGGTTTATGAAGAAGATTGTCGAGCCAATAATCGTGGCAGCCTCCACCACATCTTCTGCCGCAACGCTTCCGGTCTCGATCAAGACGGCACAGGAGAAGCTGGGAATCCCAGAGAATATCTATGGATTTACCCTGCCGCTTGGCAATACTTGCGGTATGAATGGATTTTCATTATTTATCGGACTTTGCTGTATCTTTGCGTCCAATCTTTATGGATTCGCGATTACGCCTGGCAGAGTCGTCCAGTTCATCTTCCTTGGAATCATCCTGTCTGTAGGCGCAGCAGGAGTAAAGGGAGCGGGAATCGTCATGTCTACGGTGCTTCTTGAAACGATGGGCATGCCGCTTTCCTTGATTCCTATCCTGGCGGCAATCTGGCCGGCGATCGATCCGGCTCATACGGTGCTGAATAACACCAGCGATCTGGTTGGCACTACGGTAGTATCCTGCCAGTTAAATAAGACGGATATAGCCATCTATGATAAATAG
- a CDS encoding aminotransferase class V-fold PLP-dependent enzyme: protein MDETKGILFDESFQKELKGRFCYPDGDPKYGERLFFDNSGGSLRLRSCVEAKAELEMFPDCPERIHARGMGLKELAKEGAREILEIIFGAKSGALMTELTASQTMFQMVGIIMENTGGKNAVTSAIEHPSSYDAMEYYCRKTGKEMRVVPANHETGGIDPDEVVKYIDQDTCLLSIMAASNISGTIMDLEEIARRARQINPDIYIISDAVQHAPHCTMDVDKLQIDGMNFAPYKFFGVRGCGFAYVSDRVANMPHHRLLAKEQKTFELGTCSPGNFAAAMEIINYVCSIGKHFIDSDDRKALYKEGMRRIHLQERALLYHMLEGTEEIPGLRHIEGVHIYTDTQDLTCRDLIAAIGIDNIDYTQCVAEYQKRGVTVYERINTSIYSKRIVEALGLTGAIRVSPLHCHGTEDIDKFLKITGEIAREYAG from the coding sequence ATGGACGAAACAAAAGGAATTTTATTTGATGAATCATTCCAGAAAGAACTAAAAGGCAGGTTCTGCTATCCAGATGGTGATCCTAAGTATGGAGAGCGGTTATTTTTTGACAACTCCGGCGGGTCATTGCGGCTGAGAAGCTGCGTAGAGGCAAAGGCGGAACTGGAAATGTTCCCTGACTGTCCGGAGAGGATTCATGCGAGGGGCATGGGCTTGAAGGAACTGGCAAAGGAGGGCGCCAGAGAGATTCTGGAAATCATCTTCGGAGCGAAAAGCGGCGCGTTAATGACGGAACTTACCGCCTCGCAGACCATGTTCCAGATGGTTGGCATTATCATGGAGAACACGGGAGGCAAAAATGCCGTTACATCCGCTATCGAACATCCGTCATCCTACGATGCGATGGAATACTACTGCCGGAAGACGGGAAAAGAAATGCGGGTCGTTCCTGCAAATCATGAGACGGGAGGAATAGACCCGGACGAAGTGGTAAAGTATATCGATCAGGATACCTGCCTTCTGAGCATTATGGCAGCGTCAAATATATCGGGTACGATTATGGATCTGGAAGAGATCGCCAGAAGAGCCAGACAGATCAACCCGGATATCTATATCATCAGCGATGCGGTTCAGCACGCGCCGCACTGCACGATGGATGTAGATAAGCTGCAGATAGACGGAATGAATTTTGCGCCTTATAAATTCTTTGGAGTACGGGGATGCGGATTTGCCTATGTCTCAGATCGCGTGGCCAATATGCCGCATCACCGGCTGCTGGCAAAAGAACAGAAGACGTTCGAGCTTGGCACCTGTTCTCCGGGAAATTTTGCGGCGGCGATGGAAATTATCAATTATGTATGCAGTATTGGGAAGCATTTTATAGATAGCGATGACCGAAAGGCATTATATAAGGAAGGAATGAGGAGAATCCATCTCCAGGAAAGAGCGCTTTTATACCATATGCTGGAAGGAACCGAGGAGATTCCCGGGCTTCGGCATATAGAAGGCGTACATATATATACGGATACGCAAGACCTCACTTGCAGAGATCTGATTGCGGCAATTGGAATCGACAATATAGATTATACACAGTGCGTAGCCGAATACCAGAAGCGGGGCGTTACGGTCTACGAACGGATCAATACAAGCATATATTCCAAACGAATTGTAGAAGCATTGGGACTTACAGGGGCGATCCGGGTATCTCCATTGCATTGCCACGGAACGGAAGACATTGATAAGTTCCTGAAAATAACCGGCGAGATAGCCAGAGAATATGCAGGTTAA